One window of Papaver somniferum cultivar HN1 chromosome 9, ASM357369v1, whole genome shotgun sequence genomic DNA carries:
- the LOC113309317 gene encoding dnaJ protein homolog has product MFGRAPKKSDNTKYYEVLGVPKTASPEDLKKAYRKAAIKNHPDKGGDPEKFKELAQAYEVLSDPEKREIYDQYGEDALKEGMGGGGGGHDPFDIFSSFFGGGSPFGGGGSSRGRRQRRGEDVMHSLKVSLEDLYSGTSKKLSLSRNVICSKCTGKGSKSGASMKCSGCQGSGMKVSIRHLGPSMIQQMQHPCNECKGTGETISDKDRCPQCKGEKVAQEKKVLEVHVEKGMQNGQKITFPGEADEAPETVTGDIVFVLAQKDHPKFKRKGDDLFVEHTLSLTEALCGFQFALTHLDGRQLLIKTNPGEVVKPDSFKAVNDEGMPMYQRPFMRGKLYIHFTVDFPDSLTAEQCKALEGVLPPRTSSQLTDMEVDECEETTLHDVNIEEEMRRKQAQAQEAYDEDDDMHAGGAQRVQCAQQ; this is encoded by the exons ATGTTTGGAAGAGCGCCCAAGAAAAGTGATAACACAAAGTACTATGAGGTACTTGGAGTACCAAAGACTGCTTCtcctgaagatttgaagaaggctTACAGAAAGGCTGCCATTAAGAATCATCCTGATAAGGGTGGAGATCCAGAAAAG TTCAAGGAGTTGGCCCAGGCTTATGAGGTTTTGAGTGATCCAGAGAAACGTGAAATTTATGATCAGTATGGTGAGGATGCGCTCAAGGAaggaatgggaggaggtggtggtggccaCGACCCCTTTGACATCTTCTCatctttctttggaggaggaagcCCATTTGGAG GTGGTGGCAGCAGCAGAGGAAGGAGGCAGAGGAGGggagaagatgttatgcattcTCTTAAGGTGTCTCTGGAGGATCTTTACAGTGGAACATCAAAGAAACTGTCCCTCTCTCGCAATGTCATCTGCTCCAAGTGCACTGG AAAGGGTTCGAAATCTGGTGCTTCAATGAAATGTTCTGGTTGCCAAGGTTCTGGCATGAAAGTTTCTATCAGGCACCTAGGTCCCTCTATGATCCAGCAGATGCAACATCCTTGTAATGAGTGTAAGGGTACTGGAGAGACCATCAGCGATAAGGATCGCTGCCCTCAATGCAAAGGTGAGAAGGTTGCCCAGGAGAAGAAGGTGTTGGAAGTGCATGTTGAGAAGGGAATGCAGAATGGACAGAAGATTACCTTCCCTGGAGAGGCCGATGAAGCG CCAGAAACTGTCACTGGGGATATAGTTTTTGTCTTGGCTCAGAAAGATCATCCCAAGTTTAAGCGAAAGGGTGATGATTTGTTTGTGGAGCACACATTGTCCCTGACTGAAGCCCTCTGTGGATTTCAGTTTGCACTGACCCATCTTGATGGTAGGCAGCTCCTCATCAAGACCAACCCTGGGGAAGTAGTTAAGCCTG ATTCATTCAAGGCAGTAAATGATGAAGGGATGCCCATGTATCAGAGACCATTCATGAGGGGTAAATTATATATCCACTTTACTGTTGATTTTCCAGACTCTTTGACAGCTGAGCAGTGCAAAGCCTTGGAAGGAGTGCTCCCTCCGAGAACATCATCGCAATTGACAGACATGGAAGTTGATGAGTGCGAGGAGACCACTCTTCATGATGTGAACATTGAGGAAGAAATGAGGAGGAAACAAGCTCAAGCTCAGGAGGcatatgatgaagatgatgacatGCATGCTGGCGGTGCTCAAAGGGTTCAGTGTGCCCAGCAGTAA